From Canis lupus dingo isolate Sandy chromosome 24, ASM325472v2, whole genome shotgun sequence, a single genomic window includes:
- the NXT1 gene encoding NTF2-related export protein 1 isoform X2, with protein MASVDFKTYVDQACRAAEEFVNVYYTTMDKRRRLLSRLYMGTATLVWNGNAVSGQESLSEFFEMLPSSEFQINVVDCQPVHDEATPSQTTVLVVICGTVKFEGNKQRDFNQNFILTAQASPSNTVWKIASDCFRFQDWAS; from the coding sequence ATGGCGTCAGTGGACTTCAAGACCTACGTGGATCAGGCCTGCAGAGCTGCTGAGGAGTTTGTGAACGTGTACTACACTACCATGGATAAGCGGCGGCGCCTGCTGTCCCGCCTGTACATGGGCACGGCCACCCTTGTGTGGAATGGAAACGCTGTTTCAGGACAAGAGTCCTTGAGTGAGTTTTTTGAAATGCTGCCTTCCAGTGAGTTCCAGATCAACGTGGTAGACTGCCAACCTGTCCATGATGAAGCCACCCCAAGCCAGACCACAGTCCTTGTTGTGATCTGTGGAACAGTAAAGTTTGAAGGCAACAAACAACGGGACTTTAACCAAAACTTCATCCTGACTGCCCAGGCCTCGCCCAGCAACACGGTGTGGAAAATAGCAAGTGACTGCTTCCGGTTCCAGGACTGGGCCAGCTAG
- the NXT1 gene encoding NTF2-related export protein 1 isoform X1 — MLNQLSHPAPAPSGTGTPGPPLAGLEMASVDFKTYVDQACRAAEEFVNVYYTTMDKRRRLLSRLYMGTATLVWNGNAVSGQESLSEFFEMLPSSEFQINVVDCQPVHDEATPSQTTVLVVICGTVKFEGNKQRDFNQNFILTAQASPSNTVWKIASDCFRFQDWAS, encoded by the exons atgcttaaccagctgagccacccag CCCCGGCTCCCTCAGGCACAGGCACACCTGGGCCTCCTTTGGCAGGGCTGGAGATGGCGTCAGTGGACTTCAAGACCTACGTGGATCAGGCCTGCAGAGCTGCTGAGGAGTTTGTGAACGTGTACTACACTACCATGGATAAGCGGCGGCGCCTGCTGTCCCGCCTGTACATGGGCACGGCCACCCTTGTGTGGAATGGAAACGCTGTTTCAGGACAAGAGTCCTTGAGTGAGTTTTTTGAAATGCTGCCTTCCAGTGAGTTCCAGATCAACGTGGTAGACTGCCAACCTGTCCATGATGAAGCCACCCCAAGCCAGACCACAGTCCTTGTTGTGATCTGTGGAACAGTAAAGTTTGAAGGCAACAAACAACGGGACTTTAACCAAAACTTCATCCTGACTGCCCAGGCCTCGCCCAGCAACACGGTGTGGAAAATAGCAAGTGACTGCTTCCGGTTCCAGGACTGGGCCAGCTAG